From the Acaryochloris thomasi RCC1774 genome, one window contains:
- the miaE gene encoding tRNA-(ms[2]io[6]A)-hydroxylase, with protein MPLQLQCHSSPQWIDAVLADFDPFLLDHAANEKKASGVAMNLAAHYPDKPELVAEMIDLAIEELSHYRDVFKLIRERQLTIPPDQKDPYVNQLRALIRKGTEYYFLDRLLVAGIIEARGLERFTCIADALPMGKLKGFYVAIARSEARHADLFLSLAQQYFDPNAITTRLETLLTQEANLLENLPVRAALH; from the coding sequence ATGCCTCTGCAGCTACAGTGCCACAGTTCCCCGCAGTGGATTGATGCCGTCCTCGCGGACTTCGACCCCTTCTTGCTTGATCATGCTGCCAACGAGAAGAAAGCCTCAGGCGTAGCCATGAACTTAGCCGCCCACTATCCCGACAAGCCGGAACTAGTGGCCGAGATGATTGATTTAGCAATTGAGGAACTGAGCCACTACCGCGATGTTTTTAAGCTGATTCGAGAGCGCCAGCTTACGATCCCCCCCGATCAGAAAGATCCCTACGTGAATCAGCTCCGCGCCCTGATTCGGAAAGGAACTGAGTATTATTTTTTAGATCGGCTCCTGGTGGCAGGCATCATTGAAGCCCGTGGGTTAGAACGGTTTACCTGCATTGCTGACGCGCTCCCAATGGGCAAGCTGAAAGGATTTTATGTTGCGATCGCACGTTCCGAAGCCCGCCATGCCGACCTATTCCTCTCCTTAGCACAACAGTATTTTGACCCCAACGCCATCACAACGCGGCTTGAAACCTTGCTCACCCAGGAAGCAAATTTGTTAGAGAATCTACCCGTCAGAGCTGCACTTCATTGA
- a CDS encoding glycosyltransferase family A protein — MPSNPYRPYLDRYAEPIATELEPKVLLPHTYQFVIVIPAHNEPPDSLDRVLPQDLQNTLVIVVVNAAEAEKPAAATAEYTAALRNTQIFLEQFYPKGALFTIVPQQNQSTLLIVDCCTAGRLLPHKQGVGLARKIGGDLAVACIAEQVVVSPWIHCTDADVELPLGYLGEVDPTVAVAIYPFRHCPPHRNILQYEISLRYYVLQMAAAGSPYAFQNIGSLLKINVRNYVAVRGFPKRQAAEDFYMLNKLTKTGPVERLKAPVVSLSSRVSGRVPFGTGAAMGRLTTEPDLQLYNPDIFRQLKTWLALVEKLWCSLSLIQQQGLAKWWPADPLLLDVLQEMGLEKILVQAERQCRDFPHFRFFLWGWFDAFRTLKFVHALRDRKYPSLSICEAVAQSDGDLDLSQATSDISTLQTINDRLIDQENQLPSLIGPTLQTL; from the coding sequence ATGCCATCTAACCCATACCGTCCCTATTTAGATCGCTACGCAGAACCGATCGCAACTGAACTAGAGCCTAAAGTACTGCTGCCGCATACCTATCAATTTGTCATTGTCATTCCAGCCCACAACGAACCCCCTGACAGTCTAGACAGAGTTCTCCCTCAAGACCTGCAGAACACCTTAGTGATCGTGGTCGTCAACGCAGCAGAAGCCGAGAAACCAGCAGCAGCAACTGCTGAATACACTGCAGCCTTGCGAAACACGCAGATCTTCCTTGAGCAGTTTTACCCCAAAGGCGCTCTGTTCACCATCGTGCCCCAACAGAATCAGTCCACCCTACTGATTGTGGACTGCTGCACTGCCGGACGTTTGCTGCCGCATAAGCAGGGCGTCGGACTCGCGCGCAAAATTGGCGGAGATCTAGCCGTTGCCTGCATTGCCGAACAGGTTGTAGTCTCCCCCTGGATTCACTGCACCGATGCAGACGTCGAGCTTCCCCTTGGCTATTTAGGAGAGGTAGATCCAACGGTTGCCGTCGCAATTTATCCGTTTCGTCACTGCCCACCCCACCGCAATATTTTGCAGTATGAGATTTCACTGCGCTACTACGTGCTGCAGATGGCGGCGGCAGGGTCTCCCTATGCGTTTCAAAATATCGGCAGCTTACTGAAAATCAACGTCCGCAACTACGTCGCGGTTCGGGGGTTCCCAAAGCGGCAGGCTGCAGAAGATTTTTACATGCTCAACAAGCTCACCAAAACAGGCCCCGTTGAACGGCTGAAAGCACCCGTCGTTTCTCTCTCTTCACGAGTGTCAGGGCGTGTGCCCTTCGGGACGGGGGCAGCAATGGGGCGATTAACCACTGAACCTGACCTGCAGCTCTATAATCCTGACATTTTCCGACAGCTCAAGACTTGGCTAGCCTTAGTGGAAAAGCTGTGGTGCAGTCTCAGCTTAATTCAGCAGCAGGGACTCGCCAAGTGGTGGCCTGCGGATCCACTGCTGCTTGATGTTCTTCAGGAGATGGGGCTAGAGAAGATACTGGTGCAGGCCGAACGACAGTGTCGAGACTTTCCTCACTTTCGGTTCTTTCTCTGGGGCTGGTTTGATGCCTTTCGGACCTTGAAATTTGTCCACGCGCTACGCGATCGCAAATATCCGTCACTTTCAATCTGTGAAGCAGTGGCCCAATCGGACGGCGACTTAGATTTATCTCAGGCCACATCCGATATATCCACGTTACAAACCATCAATGACCGGCTGATTGATCAAGAAAATCAGTTGCCATCTCTGATTGGTCCCACCCTCCAAACGCTTTAG
- a CDS encoding aldo/keto reductase, whose product MARKTRRNFLISSLAAAGAVGCKALTQPPRAASQVDLTTGQMPERVLGKTGVALPILGLGGAGQTPLSRSGQEGDAIAIIEKALQLGIRYFDTAASYGPSEEYLGKILPQYRQQVFLASKTAARDRDGAWRNLERSLNRLKTDHLDSWQLHHVSYPEDLEAIFAKDGAIEAIKEAKEQKLIRFSGITGHHEPDIIAEGLQRYPFDTTLVSINAADIHHPRPFATTVLPVAQKQNVGVIAMKVPAYGRLLKPGALDMRQAMGYTLSLDGVHGCIIAAETPEQLAGNIAVAQQYQPLAQADRENIERLTANIWEENTFFRAWS is encoded by the coding sequence ATGGCGCGAAAAACGAGACGAAACTTTTTGATTTCTAGCTTGGCTGCGGCTGGAGCCGTAGGCTGTAAAGCTCTCACTCAACCACCCCGTGCTGCATCTCAAGTTGATCTCACAACGGGGCAAATGCCTGAACGCGTACTGGGGAAGACGGGGGTAGCGCTGCCGATCTTAGGGCTGGGCGGAGCAGGGCAAACACCTCTGTCAAGATCAGGGCAAGAGGGAGATGCGATCGCAATTATCGAAAAAGCCCTCCAGCTTGGTATTCGCTACTTCGACACCGCCGCCAGCTACGGCCCCAGTGAAGAGTATCTCGGCAAGATTTTGCCCCAGTACCGACAGCAGGTATTCCTCGCCAGCAAAACCGCAGCCCGAGACCGCGACGGAGCCTGGCGGAATTTAGAGCGTTCGCTGAATCGACTCAAAACTGACCACCTTGATTCATGGCAGCTTCACCATGTGTCTTACCCAGAAGATTTAGAGGCTATCTTTGCTAAAGATGGAGCTATTGAAGCGATTAAAGAAGCCAAAGAGCAGAAGCTGATTCGCTTCAGCGGCATCACCGGACACCATGAACCCGATATTATTGCCGAAGGTCTGCAGCGCTATCCGTTTGATACCACACTTGTTTCTATTAACGCCGCCGATATTCACCACCCCCGCCCTTTTGCCACCACCGTGTTGCCAGTGGCTCAAAAGCAGAACGTGGGCGTTATTGCCATGAAAGTCCCAGCCTACGGCAGGCTGTTAAAACCTGGTGCCTTAGATATGCGTCAAGCGATGGGCTATACGCTATCACTCGATGGGGTTCACGGGTGCATCATTGCTGCTGAGACGCCGGAGCAGCTTGCAGGGAATATTGCTGTTGCTCAGCAATACCAGCCCTTAGCCCAAGCCGACAGGGAAAACATTGAGCGTTTAACCGCAAATATCTGGGAAGAAAATACGTTCTTCCGGGCTTGGTCGTAG
- a CDS encoding ABC transporter ATP-binding protein has product MTAKPQPQRLKILLGYLQPHRRKVFLGVFALLLVNGLGTYLPLLIGRVVDDLQIAFSMEQVRGYVLQFCLLASVMWVIRMASRMWLFGAGRLVEFDIKQRIFEHLLRLEPSYFATNSAGDLINRATSDVENIRRLVGFSILSIANTTFAYALRLPYMLKIDVSLTLATLAVYPIVMIVVNVFSHRLREQQAAVQNSLSELSQLVQEDMSGMALIKIYAQEPMEQQAFEARNQELLEAKVALLKTRNILFPVVGGFASISLLVLLFFGGRAIASATISVGDFVSLLIYAQQLIFPTAILGFTITAYQRGEVSIDRIQAILSVQPKVETRPDSLPLPRSEVKGQLTARNLTFHYGKERALDRVNFEIQPGEMVAVVGPIGSGKSTLANAIPRLLDIPAEQLFIDGQDITQLALNDLRGAIAYVPQDSFLFSTSLQNNIRYGVPHQEQSDVENAAKQAQVQSDVLTFPKQYQTLVGERGVTLSGGQRQRTSLARALILDAPILILDDSLSSVDNQTATKILQELAHQQKTVLFISHQMSAAAICDRILVMDHGTIVQEGTHTDLIGKPGLYQSLWDKQKLEANLK; this is encoded by the coding sequence ATGACCGCTAAACCACAACCGCAGCGCCTTAAAATTCTCCTTGGCTATTTGCAGCCGCATCGAAGGAAGGTGTTTTTGGGCGTCTTTGCGCTGCTGCTTGTCAATGGTCTAGGGACTTATCTGCCGCTGTTGATCGGCCGGGTTGTCGATGATCTACAGATTGCTTTCAGCATGGAGCAGGTACGAGGCTACGTTCTACAGTTCTGTCTGCTGGCTTCTGTGATGTGGGTGATTCGGATGGCCTCTCGGATGTGGCTTTTTGGTGCCGGTCGTCTGGTTGAGTTTGATATTAAGCAGCGAATTTTTGAACATTTGCTGCGCCTGGAGCCGTCTTACTTTGCCACCAATAGCGCGGGCGATCTGATTAACCGAGCCACCAGCGATGTCGAAAATATTCGGCGGTTGGTGGGCTTTTCAATCCTAAGCATTGCCAATACGACTTTTGCCTATGCGCTGCGGCTGCCCTACATGCTGAAAATTGACGTCAGTTTGACGTTGGCAACCCTGGCGGTCTACCCCATTGTCATGATTGTGGTGAACGTCTTTAGCCACCGATTGCGGGAGCAGCAGGCCGCTGTTCAGAACTCTTTGTCTGAACTCAGTCAGCTTGTGCAAGAAGACATGAGCGGGATGGCGCTGATTAAGATCTATGCCCAAGAGCCGATGGAGCAGCAGGCCTTTGAGGCACGCAATCAAGAGCTGCTCGAGGCCAAGGTGGCTCTGCTGAAAACGCGCAATATTCTTTTCCCGGTGGTGGGGGGCTTTGCTAGCATTAGTTTGCTAGTGCTGCTGTTCTTTGGTGGACGTGCGATCGCAAGTGCCACGATTTCCGTTGGCGATTTTGTTTCTTTGCTGATCTACGCCCAGCAGCTGATCTTTCCCACCGCGATTTTGGGCTTCACGATTACGGCCTATCAGCGGGGTGAGGTGAGCATCGACCGCATCCAAGCCATTCTCTCGGTGCAGCCTAAAGTCGAAACCCGACCCGACAGCCTGCCGCTGCCTAGATCTGAGGTCAAAGGGCAACTGACGGCTCGTAATCTGACGTTTCACTACGGCAAAGAGCGAGCGCTGGATCGCGTTAACTTTGAGATTCAACCCGGTGAGATGGTGGCGGTGGTGGGTCCGATTGGGTCGGGCAAATCAACCCTTGCTAATGCGATTCCGCGACTGCTCGATATCCCCGCAGAGCAGTTATTCATTGATGGTCAAGATATTACGCAACTGGCGCTCAACGATCTCCGGGGCGCGATTGCCTATGTTCCTCAAGACAGCTTTTTATTCAGCACCTCCCTACAGAACAACATTCGCTATGGCGTTCCCCATCAAGAGCAGTCTGATGTCGAAAACGCGGCGAAGCAAGCTCAGGTTCAGAGCGACGTACTGACGTTCCCGAAACAGTATCAAACCCTGGTCGGGGAACGGGGCGTGACGCTTTCCGGCGGCCAGCGACAGCGTACCTCTCTAGCACGAGCCTTGATTTTAGATGCGCCCATTTTGATTTTGGATGATTCGCTATCTAGCGTTGATAATCAAACGGCCACCAAGATTTTGCAGGAACTGGCCCATCAACAGAAAACGGTGTTGTTCATTTCACACCAGATGTCGGCGGCAGCCATTTGCGATCGCATCCTAGTCATGGACCACGGCACCATTGTTCAAGAAGGAACCCATACAGACCTAATCGGCAAACCGGGTCTTTATCAATCTCTCTGGGATAAGCAAAAGCTAGAAGCAAACCTGAAATAG
- a CDS encoding Tll0287-like domain-containing protein yields the protein MISANRQIRRFRQRTLGLFALAIVICFTAVACSGGGAQTQAGGVQPELVADYIHTALASDRTAYTKHVVNRAKKLEGKPKDDGVLEIEATEGWEQTNGIPLPAQMFRLGSEIASEDGTFTYNLISSWYINDNQGPKSDFEQTAIEQVNETGEPYKEYQEVGGQKYFSALYPDKAVAEACVTCHNTHPIHKERYPDKVFKLDDVMGGIMINIPLEGA from the coding sequence ATGATTTCTGCGAACAGACAAATCCGACGATTTCGTCAACGAACCCTAGGTTTATTTGCCCTGGCGATTGTTATTTGCTTCACCGCCGTAGCCTGTAGCGGTGGCGGTGCCCAGACACAGGCCGGGGGCGTTCAGCCCGAGTTAGTAGCTGATTATATTCATACCGCACTGGCTTCAGACCGCACAGCCTACACGAAGCACGTCGTTAATCGGGCCAAGAAACTAGAAGGCAAGCCCAAAGACGATGGTGTCCTTGAGATTGAAGCCACCGAAGGGTGGGAGCAGACCAACGGGATTCCGCTACCGGCCCAAATGTTTCGGCTGGGGTCTGAGATAGCCTCAGAAGATGGCACCTTTACCTATAACCTAATCTCTTCCTGGTACATCAATGACAATCAGGGGCCAAAGAGTGACTTTGAGCAAACGGCCATTGAGCAAGTGAACGAAACAGGAGAACCCTACAAGGAATATCAGGAGGTCGGCGGCCAGAAGTATTTCTCGGCTCTCTATCCTGATAAGGCTGTGGCAGAGGCCTGCGTCACCTGCCACAACACCCACCCGATTCACAAAGAGCGTTACCCCGACAAGGTCTTCAAGCTCGACGATGTCATGGGCGGCATCATGATCAACATTCCGCTGGAAGGTGCCTAG
- a CDS encoding cytochrome c3 family protein produces the protein MTANTRRRFRIGNLLSVKTAVVTLCLLLTCWLGAAFATDHKTVFLPGTTSDGHVLFEASCASCHEGFKPVSNETCLRCHEAEMATDAHGAKKFRDPRWAGDLEKIAALTCTTCHNEHVHMFGRGVNLKPDLCMACHQGIIEGDLKSHDGFTADGCWTAGCHNYHDHRTISTGFLRQNLDQPDFMPQPALPVRTVTTKVQTAPKPDLSQEFKGGRS, from the coding sequence GTGACTGCCAACACCCGCAGACGTTTCCGCATCGGGAATTTGTTGAGTGTCAAAACGGCTGTGGTGACGCTCTGCTTGCTGTTGACCTGTTGGCTCGGGGCTGCCTTTGCCACCGATCACAAGACGGTGTTTCTCCCGGGCACAACCTCGGATGGCCACGTTTTATTCGAAGCCTCTTGCGCCTCTTGTCATGAAGGATTTAAACCTGTCAGCAATGAAACCTGCCTGCGCTGTCACGAAGCCGAGATGGCGACGGATGCCCACGGTGCGAAGAAGTTCCGTGATCCTCGATGGGCAGGTGACTTAGAAAAAATAGCTGCGTTGACCTGTACCACCTGCCATAACGAGCACGTCCATATGTTTGGCCGGGGCGTCAATCTAAAGCCCGATCTCTGTATGGCTTGCCATCAGGGCATCATTGAGGGTGATCTGAAAAGCCACGATGGGTTCACCGCTGATGGCTGCTGGACGGCCGGATGCCACAACTACCATGACCATCGCACTATTTCCACAGGATTTCTGCGCCAGAACCTTGATCAGCCTGACTTTATGCCCCAGCCTGCTTTGCCCGTGCGAACGGTGACAACGAAAGTTCAAACAGCCCCGAAACCTGATTTATCGCAAGAGTTCAAAGGGGGGCGCTCATGA
- a CDS encoding globin family protein: MSLQVETLERSFDQIKPMADDFVTSFYDNLFTDYPAAEPLFAGTAMEEQKPKLLKSLVLVIQNLRNPEILGDALEGLGARHVKYGALPQHYPLVGNSLLKTFEQYLGKDWTPEVKQAWVDAYGAISETMLAGADYNAADLELEGASAPSVAEPDAAEHQVQLLEKSFAQITPEASAFVGSFYTNLFTDYPAAKPLFENTHMKEQEQKLLQSLVLVIENLRNPEVLSKSLRGLGARHVKYGALPEHYPLVGNSLLKTFEQYLGQDWRPEVKEAWVDAYGTITEIMLDGADYTQQQVQLETSPPAVESPTHAEPVTMANAEGEPKASVAENLEEGSEKGLLALIAGGVIAVIVIALLV, translated from the coding sequence ATGTCTTTACAAGTAGAAACATTAGAGCGTAGTTTTGACCAAATTAAGCCGATGGCTGATGATTTTGTCACTAGCTTCTACGACAACTTATTCACAGATTATCCTGCGGCTGAACCGCTGTTTGCAGGCACCGCAATGGAGGAGCAAAAGCCAAAGCTGCTTAAATCTCTCGTGCTTGTGATTCAAAATCTGCGTAACCCTGAGATTCTTGGTGACGCCCTGGAAGGCTTAGGCGCGCGCCATGTGAAGTATGGTGCCCTGCCGCAGCATTATCCGCTGGTGGGTAACTCTTTGCTGAAGACCTTTGAGCAGTACCTCGGCAAGGACTGGACCCCAGAAGTGAAGCAGGCCTGGGTTGATGCCTACGGAGCCATCAGTGAAACGATGCTCGCAGGTGCAGACTATAACGCAGCGGATCTAGAGCTGGAAGGCGCGAGTGCACCTAGCGTCGCTGAGCCGGATGCCGCCGAGCATCAGGTGCAGTTACTGGAGAAGAGTTTTGCCCAGATTACGCCTGAGGCAAGTGCGTTTGTCGGTAGTTTTTATACAAATCTGTTCACCGACTATCCAGCCGCGAAGCCGCTGTTTGAGAACACCCATATGAAGGAGCAGGAGCAGAAGCTACTGCAGTCTTTGGTGCTTGTGATTGAGAACTTGCGTAACCCTGAGGTTCTGAGCAAAAGCTTGAGAGGGCTGGGGGCGCGCCATGTAAAGTATGGGGCACTGCCAGAGCATTATCCGCTGGTGGGTAACTCTTTGCTGAAGACCTTTGAGCAGTATCTCGGTCAAGACTGGAGACCGGAGGTCAAAGAGGCCTGGGTCGATGCCTACGGCACCATTACTGAGATCATGTTGGATGGTGCAGACTATACCCAGCAGCAGGTGCAGCTAGAAACGTCTCCGCCTGCAGTTGAGTCGCCTACACATGCAGAGCCGGTCACAATGGCGAATGCTGAAGGCGAGCCAAAGGCCAGCGTTGCGGAGAACTTAGAGGAGGGTAGTGAAAAAGGTCTGCTCGCCCTCATTGCCGGGGGGGTGATTGCCGTGATCGTGATCGCCCTGCTGGTATAG
- a CDS encoding pentapeptide repeat-containing protein, translated as MTTMTAAEVQSQVQQGQSLQGAELSNIDLQNAQLDQGQFEQAYLRLANLTGASCSHANFTAATLMLAKLSGANFQQATLSQALLNAAHLEGTQLQAVNASGIKLPKATLDRADFSRAILEHADFTEAQGETVCFRDAILMKANLTAAQFPQADLRGAKLNDAVLKGTQLPNAQLMGAALERCLLQQADLRGADLTNADLIAAKLRGAILQATQLQQASLDHAELLQTQLVGANLTEASFYSANLEGADLSDATVTGADFRDANLESTTLTNVDFSDCVVAGAVFTNAKGLSEQQHQTLIRGRALNL; from the coding sequence ATGACAACCATGACGGCGGCAGAAGTCCAGAGCCAGGTTCAGCAGGGGCAATCGCTCCAGGGCGCTGAACTGAGCAATATTGACTTGCAGAACGCCCAGCTCGATCAGGGACAGTTTGAGCAAGCTTATCTTCGGTTGGCAAACCTGACCGGAGCCTCATGCAGCCACGCGAACTTCACCGCCGCGACCTTGATGTTAGCGAAGCTCTCAGGGGCGAACTTTCAGCAGGCGACCCTCTCACAGGCGCTATTGAACGCCGCTCACCTAGAGGGAACGCAGCTACAGGCCGTGAATGCTTCAGGCATCAAGCTTCCTAAAGCTACCTTAGATCGGGCTGATTTCTCTAGAGCCATCTTGGAACATGCTGATTTTACAGAAGCCCAGGGAGAGACCGTCTGTTTCCGAGACGCCATTTTAATGAAGGCTAATTTAACAGCAGCACAGTTTCCGCAGGCCGATCTGCGCGGCGCAAAACTAAATGATGCCGTTCTCAAGGGGACGCAACTGCCCAACGCTCAACTGATGGGAGCGGCTCTAGAACGTTGTCTTCTGCAGCAAGCAGATTTGCGGGGAGCGGATCTAACTAACGCTGACCTCATTGCCGCCAAGCTGCGGGGCGCAATTCTGCAGGCAACTCAGCTCCAGCAAGCCAGCCTCGACCATGCAGAGCTGCTGCAGACTCAGCTTGTGGGAGCCAATCTGACAGAAGCATCCTTCTACAGCGCTAATTTGGAGGGAGCTGACCTCTCAGACGCAACTGTGACCGGCGCAGATTTTCGAGATGCCAATTTGGAAAGTACGACTCTAACAAACGTTGATTTTTCTGACTGTGTGGTTGCTGGCGCTGTCTTTACCAATGCGAAAGGACTCTCTGAACAGCAGCATCAAACGCTGATACGTGGACGGGCTTTAAACCTTTAA
- a CDS encoding cytochrome c biogenesis protein, protein MKTPKFLLSLCLGLLILLAPLSQSQDHPLDSLSTFAVQLEGRKKPLDTVARETVAQIHGSPSYRTETGQRLNSQQTYLSLWWNDRNWNQEPFILLSYRPLKEKLGLNPDQKHFSFAALAQSDLGNLLQTAEQKQSQDQTLTRDEREALNLYDRIDLMMQTVGSQSLPLVPHPSDLKGKWLGLTDSEAYYPNSSRLIAQFEQLQQTYLQDPQNLAAVGQQAETLRQQLVDLSPQIYPSDRILQREVFFNHFHPFAKAWWLYAIAFILMLMALNFPQWNLYWSAMGVFSAGLLTQCYGFLLRVQIADRPPVTNMYESVIWVGFGIAALALLFEWRSKAHYYLLAAAPLSVLCLVLADSLPAVLDPSISPLVPVLRDNFWLSIHVPTITLGYASFALAMGLGHVTLGYYLFLPQSQQIQKLSRWNYQVLQVGILLLTAGIILGGIWAHFSWGRFWGWDPKETWALIALLCYLAPLHGRLVGWIGAFGLTIASVVSFNAVLMAWYGVNFVLGTGLHSYGFSTGGSALIVAGFVGLDLLFVLSAIVRHQGGLRFTAAVQNYDNHDGGRSPEPGSAGAIAPGR, encoded by the coding sequence ATGAAAACTCCTAAATTTCTCCTGAGTCTTTGTCTGGGCTTACTCATTCTCCTAGCGCCCCTCAGCCAATCTCAAGACCACCCCTTAGACTCGCTGTCCACCTTTGCCGTTCAGCTTGAAGGCCGTAAAAAGCCCCTAGATACCGTGGCCCGCGAGACCGTAGCCCAGATTCACGGTTCTCCGAGCTACCGCACTGAGACAGGGCAGCGCCTAAACAGCCAGCAAACCTACCTCTCCCTGTGGTGGAACGATCGCAACTGGAATCAGGAGCCGTTCATTCTATTGAGCTATCGTCCGCTCAAAGAAAAACTAGGTCTTAATCCCGACCAAAAACACTTTTCCTTTGCGGCATTAGCGCAGTCTGACTTAGGCAACCTTCTGCAAACAGCAGAACAGAAGCAAAGCCAAGATCAAACCCTGACGCGAGATGAACGAGAAGCCCTCAACCTCTACGATCGCATTGATCTGATGATGCAGACCGTCGGGTCTCAATCTCTACCGCTGGTTCCCCATCCCAGCGATCTAAAGGGCAAATGGCTCGGGCTAACCGACAGCGAGGCTTACTACCCTAACTCCAGTCGCCTGATCGCTCAGTTTGAGCAGCTCCAGCAGACCTATTTGCAAGATCCGCAGAACCTAGCGGCGGTGGGGCAGCAGGCAGAGACTTTGCGTCAGCAGCTTGTGGACTTGAGCCCGCAGATCTATCCAAGCGATCGCATCCTCCAGCGAGAGGTGTTCTTCAATCACTTCCATCCCTTTGCCAAAGCTTGGTGGCTATATGCGATCGCATTTATTTTGATGCTGATGGCGCTCAACTTTCCCCAATGGAATCTGTACTGGAGCGCAATGGGCGTTTTCAGTGCCGGATTATTGACCCAGTGCTATGGTTTTCTCCTGCGGGTACAGATTGCAGATCGTCCCCCCGTCACTAATATGTACGAATCCGTGATCTGGGTCGGATTTGGCATTGCAGCGCTGGCCCTGCTCTTCGAGTGGCGATCCAAAGCCCACTACTACCTATTGGCAGCAGCCCCTCTATCGGTTCTGTGTTTGGTGTTAGCCGACAGCCTTCCCGCTGTTCTCGACCCCAGCATCAGCCCCCTGGTGCCAGTTCTACGGGATAATTTTTGGCTCAGCATCCATGTCCCTACGATTACCCTCGGCTACGCTAGCTTCGCCCTAGCGATGGGGCTAGGCCACGTGACCCTGGGCTACTATCTGTTCTTGCCTCAATCCCAACAGATTCAGAAGCTGTCCCGCTGGAACTATCAGGTTCTGCAAGTCGGCATCCTACTGTTAACGGCAGGCATCATTTTGGGCGGCATCTGGGCGCACTTCTCCTGGGGACGGTTTTGGGGCTGGGATCCAAAAGAGACCTGGGCGCTGATTGCGCTGCTGTGCTACTTGGCTCCACTTCACGGTCGCTTAGTGGGCTGGATCGGTGCCTTTGGTCTCACCATTGCCAGCGTCGTTTCCTTCAACGCCGTGCTAATGGCTTGGTACGGCGTCAACTTTGTTTTGGGGACTGGACTGCACAGCTATGGCTTTAGTACCGGTGGCTCCGCCTTGATTGTGGCGGGTTTCGTCGGGCTAGATCTGCTCTTTGTGTTGAGTGCAATCGTCCGTCATCAAGGCGGCTTGAGGTTTACAGCAGCGGTGCAAAATTATGACAACCATGACGGCGGCAGAAGTCCAGAGCCAGGTTCAGCAGGGGCAATCGCTCCAGGGCGCTGA